From one Trachemys scripta elegans isolate TJP31775 chromosome 14, CAS_Tse_1.0, whole genome shotgun sequence genomic stretch:
- the LOC117887128 gene encoding zinc finger BED domain-containing protein 6-like, producing MKRNNHSSRGWRNSSAKQPRLSPRQHAASLSIGTCLGLSSQPCMSASCQSPRSTTQKYCLAEPAVSGVIGESDTGGPLFIPDEVLQVVKSEADEDGASMAGEAGSSGGDTLSDYSSGVDREAPMEPATPEDMEEQKEGSDGVGCPSTQEGGSQHQMLIASYFTSVQKQDELPIWSGRDLSAGVGETTGNSRAERNSHSIGPITSCMRAVATQGPGSGRYHRQKSWVWEYFSIDPGNPTRVTCMICQQMVKRGTDPKRLGTSSLGNHIKHNHSIVYMRQKNMEGQQPGVVEPPLTPHGAALKCREQSGTGRAPSIARRPGGSYTHLSINESLKRGTKYHRAHSRALALNAACAKMLALDLLPFSHVEGEGFREMMAAAAPRWQVPSRSFFSKKAVPELCRAVKTAVLQALGGCEGGRVHLTVDMWTSGQTTDYMSISAHWVSMSNSSILRQYATLYMCGLEKQHGTGHVLERLRGVIRDWLMPLSLSSGFVASDDGQLVQRVLREGNFPRVTCLAHCLGLVVREFLHSNDEVDQMLAAARKVCAHFEHSYTARHLLWELQAENQLPRHQLKKEVAVRWSSTLHMLERLYEQRAAVQAFCLRHSAQAQRAGGLHMAQADWPLIRILCQILRPFDDATKLVSGTDASISQAIPLICLLEKKLLSLVQQYEGEGEETGQALAHSLLQTLRGNRQIAEIRAQEHYVLATYVDPRFKNNMASFVPEGEGGLHRWTQRLINEVAKNIRDVWDQGTSRRQTQQQREGSASDRGKYLWDSLEDFGLISMAPVLLDSAKAQAAQIVEGYLQDTVVLSASAEPLMYWQLKRDVWLPLFQVAVQHLSCPPSSLYSEQLFTMAGTIMRNRRTCLSTSSVESLAFIKMNKHLLPREYRVPEHAAGARDKAMRNMEEEEDDEKEEEEDNMEGL from the coding sequence ATGAAGAGAAATAATCATAGCAGCAGAGGATGGAGAAACTCCTCTGCCAAACAGCCACGCTTAAGCCCCAGGCAGCATGCAGCCAGCCTCAGCATTGGCACTTGCTTAGGATTGTCGTCACAGCCATGCATGTCTGCCAGCTGCCAATCACCACGATCCACCACACAGAAATACTGCTTAGCCGAGCCTGCTGTGTCTGGTGTCATCGGGGAGTCAGACACTGGGGGACCCCTCTTCATCCCAGATGAGGTATTGCAGGTTGTCAAGTCTGAGGCCGACGAGGATGGAGCCAGCATGGCCGGGGAGGCGGGCTCATCAGGGGGCGACACGCTTTCAGACTACTCCTCTGGGGTGGACAGGGAAGCTCCCATGGAGCCGGCTACCCCGGAGGACATGGAGGAGCAGAAGGAGGGCAGCGACGGGGTGGGATGCCCTAGCACGCAGGAAGGGGGATCCCAGCATCAGATGCTGATAGCCTCATATTTCACCAGTGTCCAAAAGCAGGACGAGCTGCCCATCTGGAGCGGGCGAGATCTCAGTGCTGGAGTGGGGGAAACCACAGGGAACAGCAGAGCAGAGCGCAATTCCCACAGCATCGGCCCCATCACATCCTGCATGCGTGCGGTGGCGACGCAGGGTCCAGGGTCTGGAAGATACCACCGACAGAAATCATGGGTCTGGGAGTATTTCTCCATTGACCCTGGGAACCCAACCCGTGTCACCTGCATGATCTGCCAGCAGATGGTTAAGCGTGGGACTGATCCCAAGCGCCTGGGCACGTCGTCGCTTGGCAATCACATCAAGCACAACCACAGCATTGTCTACATGCGCCAGAAGAACATGGAAGGCCAGCAGCCCGGAGTGGTAGAGCCCCCCCTGACACCACATGGGGCTGCACTGAAGTGCAGGGAGCAGAGTGGCACTGGCCGGGCCCCCAGCATCGCCAGGAGACCTGGGGGCTCTTACACCCACCTGTCCATCAATGAGAGCCTGAAGAGGGGCACCAAGTACCATCGGGCACACTCCCGGGCTCTGGCGCTGAACGCTGCCTGTGCCAAGATGCTGGCCCTGGACCTCCTACCTTTCTCCCACGTAGAGGGCGAGGGCTTCAGGGAGATGATGGCGGCAGCCGCACCCCGCTGGCAGGTGCCCAGTCGGTCCTTCTTCTCCAAGAAGGCAGTGCCGGAGCTGTGCCGTGCAGTAAAGACTGCGGTGCTGCAGGCACTGGGGGGCTGTGAGGGCGGCCGCGTGCACCTAACGGTGGATATGTGGACCAGCGGGCAAACCACTGACTACATGTCCATCAGTGCCCACTGGGTGAGCATGAGCAACAGCAGCATCCTGCGCCAGTATGCCACTCTCTACATGTGCGGCCTGGAGAAGCAGCACGGCACCGGGCACGTGCTGGAGAGGCTGCGGGGGGTCATCAGGGACTGGCTCATGCCCCTCTCCCTCTCGTCGGGCTTTGTGGCCTCAGATGATGGACAGCTGGTGCAGCGGGTGCTGCGTGAAGGCAACTTCCCCCGTGTCACCTGCCTGGCACACTGCCTGGGCCTGGTGGTGCGGGAGTTCCTGCACAGCAATGATGAGGTGGACCAGATGCTGGCAGCAGCCAGGAAGGTCTGTGCCCACTTTGAGCACTCCTACACTGCCCGCCACCtgctctgggagctgcaggcggagAATCAGCTGCCACGGCACCAGCTGAAGAAGGAGGTGGCAGTGCGGTGGAGCTCCACCCTGCACATGCTGGAGCGGCTGTATGAGCAGCGAGCCGCTGTCCAGGCCTTCTGCCTGCGCCATTCTGCCCAGGCCCAGCGGGCCGGTGGGCTGCACATGGCCCAGGCCGACTGGCCCCTCATCCGCATCTTGTGCCAGATCCTGCGGCCCTTTGACGACGCCACCAAGCTGGTGAGTGGGACTGATGCCAGCATCAGCCAGGCCATCCCGCTCATCTGCCTGCTGGAGAAGAAGCTGCTCTCGCTGGTACAGCAGTACGAGGGTGAGGGCGAGGAGACTGGCCAGGCGCTGGCCcacagcctgctgcaaaccctgcGGGGCAACCGGCAAATCGCTGAGATCCGCGCTCAGGAGCACTATGTCCTGGCCACCTATGTGGACCCCCGCTTCAAAAACAACATGGCCTCCTTCGTGCCCGAAGGGGAGGGCGGTCTGCACCGCTGGACGCAGAGACTCATCAATGAGGTGGCCAAGAACATCCGGGATGTCTGGGACCAAGGCACCAGCCGGagacagacacagcagcagcgCGAGGGCAGTGCCTCAGACCGGGGCAAGTACCTGTGGGACAGCCTGGAGGACTTTGGCCTCATTAGCATGGCCCCAGTGCTACTGGACTCAGCCAAGGCCCAGGCGGCCCAGATTGTGGAGGGCTACCTGCAGGACACCGTGGTCCTGTCGGCCAGCGCTGAGCCCTTGATGTACTGGCAGCTCAAGCGGGATGTGTGGCTGCCCCTCTTCCAGGTTGCTGTGCAGCACCTGAGCTGCCCCCCCTCCAGCCTCTATTCTGAGCAGCTCTTCACCATGGCGGGGACCATCATGCGGAACAGGCGGACTTGCCTCTCTACCAGCAGCGTGGAGAGCCTGGCCTTCATCAAAATGAACAAGCACCTGCTCCCCCGGGAGTACCGGGTGCCAGAACATGCAGCCGGTGCCAGGGACAAAGCGATGCGGaacatggaggaggaagaggacgatgagaaggaggaggaggaagataacaTGGAGGGACTCTGA